Genomic segment of Rhodohalobacter mucosus:
TTATGTCAGGAGACCGAATCCTGATTGCAGACACCTCCTATAACCAACCACCCCCAACCCCTCCTTGGAAAGGAGGGGAGAGCCGAAATGAAATTTAATAAACAAACCAATACCAGAATGAACATCACAAAAAGCCAATATCTCACATACGCATCTGTATTGATAGCGGGCGTCATCCTCGGCTGGCTCTTTTTTGGGGGGTCAGAAACCACTCAAAACGGACATGACGACCACAGCCACGAACAGGTTGTCAATGAATCGGGTGAACAGGTCTGGACCTGCTCCATGCATCCATCCGTTCGGGAGGATGGCCCAGGCTCCTGCCCGATATGCGGAATGGATCTGATTCCCGTCTCAACCGATGAACGTGTGGACGACTACAGCATGGTGATGACCGAAGCTTCCATCCAGCTGGCCAATATTCAGACAGCGCCCGCCGTGCGCAGACAACCGGTTCGCGAGATTTACCTGCCGGGCCGGGTTGAAGTTGATGAACGGCGTGTCAGTTACGTTACCGCTCACTTTGAAGGACGCATCCGTGATGTGAAAATTGACTTTACCGGGGCGCCCATTCGCAAAGGCGATGTAATGGCCACCATCTACTCACCGGAGCTTGTGAGTGCACAACGGGAGCTGCTGCAGGCTGTAGAAACCCGCGAGCGCAATCCTGAACTCTACAACGCTGCTGTACGGAAATTCAGCCTCTGGGAGTTTACCGATGAACAGATTCAGGCTATCATAGACCGCGGGACTGTCCAAACCTATATGGAAATCCTTTCGCCTGTTAACGGTTTTGTGATGAAACGCAACGTGGTGGATGAGCAGCACGTGATGGAAGGAACCGTTATCTATGAGGTAGCCAATCTGGATCAATTATGGGTTACCCTGGATGCCTATGAGCAGGACCTACCCTGGATTTCAGAGGGTGACGACGTGCTGTTTCAGACCCGCTCAAACCCGGATCAGAATTACAGTGCGTCGATTGATTTTATTGATCCGGCTTTTAATAATGAGAAACGCACCATTCGGCTGAGAGCCGACGTGGAAAACGGGAACCACTCTCTAAAACCGAATATGCTGGTGCACGGAACCGTTCACGCGAAAATGGATGGTGAAAAGATCCTTGTGCCCGCTTCCGCCGTGTTATGGACCGGGCCCAGATCAATTGTTTATGTAAAAGATGCATCCGCAGAAATTCCGCGGTTTGAAGCCCGTGAAGTGGACCTGGGCGTAAGGGCGGGAGATCACTATATCATCGAAAACGGAATTGATGAGGGTGAAGACGTAGTCTTCAACGGTACTTTCCGTATCGACAGTGAATTTCAGCTGGCCGACCGATTCAGCATGATGAACCGCACCCCGGGTTCGGGAGCCGCTCAGGCCGGGCATCAGCATGGCGGAATGGATATGGCACGAAACGGAATCGACGATGCAGATCAGATTAATTATCAGAATGAAGCAGCCTCCGTTCCCGCTGCCGAACAGTTCAACGATGTTCCCAACGACTTTCGTGAGCTATTTACCAAAGCTGTTTCGTATTACATTGAAGGAAAGGATGCGCTGTTGGAGTCCGACCTGAGCTCTGCTCAATCCGCTTACGAAAGCTTCATTTCCAGCCTGGAAGAAATTGGTGTTCATGGGCTTTCGGGCGACGGACATGTAGCCTGGATGGAGAGCTATGAGGCTCTGGTGACCCATGCCTCGGGCATGCTCTCGGCTGATGATCGGGAAGCCAGGGCAAACTCTTTCAGGAGTCTCTCAGAAGAGCTGATCCGCGCGGTGAAGATGTTTGGCATAGATGGAGTGGTGTATCATCAGTACTGTCCCATGGCTTTTGGCAATGAGGGCGCAAGCTGGCTAAGCAGCAATCAGCAGATTCAAAATCCATATTTCCCGGAGACCATGCCGCGATGCGGTGAGGTGATTGAGAGAATTGAATAAAAATCCCCTCTTCAATCTGCATGGCTGATACGGATTAAAAAGAAACTCTGATCCGAAGCATATTGTTAAACCTATAGGAGGCAATAATTTTTATAAAAATAAAGAAAGGTACACATTATGCCATTATTAGATAGAAGCGATTTAAAATACGATTACATATGGTCAACGGAACCGGCTAAAAAGCCGCGATCCAGTGCAACCACAGAAAATGTGTCCAGACCAGAGGTATTAAGATCTGATGAAGGAGATAAGGTGCTTACGTTTCTAAACGGGTATGCAGAAAGCCGCGATATTTCGGATAAAGAAGAAGCACGCAATCTGGAGCCTCTTCTTCAGGACAAGCTTAAAGAGGAGGGAGAAATGACTGAACCGGATGCGGAAAAGTGGTTGGATAAGCAGCGGGCACAGTAAGAGCCCCTTAAAAATCACTTTATTTGTCTTTTTTTCGAGTGCAGTGCGTAATGGCACGGGGTATATCTTATGACTTAAGGTCACCGGCAGAAATAAGCATCAGGGGATTTGTGTTAAACTATTTCTGATGTCATTGTGAATGATAAATAAAGCGTTGCGGCAGAAGGCAGCGCAAACCAAACTATTGAACTGTAAACACACCTGAATGAAAGACGATCCTGAAGAACACTCACACAGCCAAAATGATCATTCAGCTGAAGGTGATCATAACCACAACAGCGATCACGATCACAATGGCCACTCCCACCGCGAACACCACAAGCAGATGGTGCAGGATTTTAAATGGAGATTCTGGTGGGTGCTTGGCCTGACCCTTCCCATTTTGGCGCTCTCCCCGATGATTCAGCAGTTTATGGGTGTCGATTGGCGATTCACGGGTGATGAGTGGATTCTTGCGGGCCTTTCCACCATCGTTTTCTTCTTTGGCGGATGGCCGTTTCTCACCGGTCTGGTGGATGAACTGAGGGAGAAACAGCCCGGCATGATGACACTCATCGGACTCGCCATTTCAATCGCTTATTTTTACAGTACGGCCGTTGTGTTCGGATTTGAGGGCGACCTGCTCTATTGGGAGCTTTCCACGCTGGTTGCGATTATGCTGCTGGGCCATTGGGTAGAGATGCGATCTGTTCTGAGTGCCTCGGCTGCCCTGGAAGAACTTGCTGAACTTTTACCGGGCGAGGCTCATCGCGTAAAGGAGGACGGTTCAACCGAAGATATTCCGGTGGATGAACTCCATAAGAGCGATAAGGTGCTTATTAAACCGGGTGAGAAAATTCCCGCAGACGGAAAGGTGGTAAAAGGCGAGTCGAGCGTAAACGAAGCGATGCTCACCGGTGAATCCAAGCCTGTAAATAAAGCTGAGGGAGATGAGGTGATCGGCGGATCTGTAAATGAAAAAGGCTCGCTCACAATCGAAATCACCAAGACGGGTGATGATTCCTTTCTATCACAGGTCATGAATCTGGTGGAGGAAGCCCAGCAAAGCAAATCACGTACGCAGGATCTCGCCAACCGCGCAGCGTTCTGGCTCACAATTATCGCCATTACCGCCGGCCTGATCACGTTTTTTTCATGGATCTCTTTTACGGGACAAGAGTTCGGTTTTGCCATGAACAGGACCGTAGCCGTGATGGTGATCACCTGCCCGCACGCATTGGGCCTCGCGATACCGCTTGTTGTATCCATGTCAACCAGCATCGCTGCAACCAACGGGTTCCTGATCCGCGATCGCGCTGCATTTGAACAGGCACGAAACCTGGATGCCGTCATCTTCGATAAAACGGGTACTCTTACCCAAGGCACTTTCACGGTTACGGACATCATGAGTTTCGGGGATGAATTTTCGGAAGAAGAAATTCTGAAATATGCCGCATCCCTGGAGAAAAATTCAGAGCACCCTCTGGCAAGGGGGATCCTTGAAAAAGCCGATGAAACATTTGAAGTGGATGAGTTTGATTCCATCACCGGCAAAGGTATTCAGGGCAAAGTAAACGGGAAATCCGTGAAAGTGGTCAGCCCCGGGTACATCCGCGAGAATAACATGGAGTATCCGGAAGACGATGTGGACGAAATCTCATCCCAGGGTAAAACCGTTGTATTTGTGGTTGTTGAAAACAACCTTGCCGGAGCCATTGCACTGGGTGATGAGATCCGGGAGTCATCAAGGAATGCCATTAAAGCGCTGCATGAAATGGACATTGAGTGCATCATGCTAACGGGCGATAATCAACAAACAGCCGATTTTGTAGCCAGTGAACTGGGCATCGATCAGGTTTTTGCCGAAGTGCTGCCCGATGAAAAAGCAGACAAGGTGAAAGAGGTGCAGAACCAGGGGAAACTTGTCGCGATGACAGGTGATGGGGTGAATGACGCCCCGGCGCTGGCCCAGTCCGATGTGGGAATCGCTATCGGTGCCGGTTCGGATGTAGCCGTGGAGACGGGAGATATTGTGCTGGTCAGAGACAACCCCGAAGATGTTACTGCATTGGTTAAACTTTCCAAATCCACCTACAGCAAAATGGTGCAGAACCTGTTCTGGGCTACCGGTTACAACGTGGTGGCCATCCCGCTGGCCGCAGGAGCCCTCTTCGCGTGGGGAATTGTGTTAAGCCCTGCCGTGGGTGCCATCCTGATGTCGCTGAGTACGGTGATCGTGGCGGTGAATGCGCGGTTTTTGAAGATGGATGCCTGATTACTGCACGCATGGGTCCGGACCGTGGACCGTGGACCGTGGACCGTGGACCGTGGACCGTGGACCGTGGACCGTGGACCGTGGACCGTTAAAAAATGAACTAATTTTTCTCACGCACCAAAGTGTCCTATTCCATTTCACCGGTATACACCACCCGCCAGATGCGTCCTTTTGTGGAGTCAGAGATATAGAGAGCTCCGTCGGGCGCTACCGCCAGGCCCATGGGACGGAATTCGGCGTTTCCGGGATTGATGATCTCTTCGGCACCTACAAAACCGTCCGCGAATATTTCATAATCAGCGGTTAAATCACCGTTCTGAAAAGGAATAAATGCAACGTTGTATCCTCCCTGTGGCAGGGGCGCACGGTTCCAGGATCCGTGAAAGGCGACAAAAGCGCCTCCCCGGTACCGTTCTGGAAAATGTGTTCCGGTATAGAAGCGCAGGTCGTTGGGTGCCCAGTGACCCGGAAAAGCCGTTACAGGATCCAGGTACTCAGAACAGCGTCCCACCTCCTCACCATCGCCGCCATATTCAGGAGCGAGCACTTTTCTTTGCTGCCGGCCGTCGTAATAGCAGTATGGCCAGCCCGCGTTCGCGCCCTCATTCAGGCGTAAGATCTCTTCAGCGGGCAATTCGGCATTATCTTCGGTCGTGAAAAGTTCCGGCCAGAGTGTATTGAGCTGATCCCGGCCGTGTTGTGCAACATAAAGTGAGCCGTTTTCGGAATTCCAGTCCAGACCCACGACATTCCGGATTCCCATGGCATATCGTAACCCATCCTGCTGCTGGGTCTGGTTAAGTGAATCAGCATGGAATCGCCAGATTCCAGCCTGACGCTCCAGCTGGGGGCACGGGTCAAGCCCCGGCGAGCCGGGTGTGCGCGAACTTTCCTGGCAGGCATTCGAGGGGGCTCCAACATTCACATAAAGATAACCGCTGTCATCGAATGTAAAGGATTTGGAGTCGTGCGACTCCTGTTCCGGAAATCCGGTGGCAACAATCTCAGGATTTCCTCCCGGAACAAGTGCACCGTTTTCAGGCATCGGCCAGCGATAGACGGCCTCTGTGTTTGATGCCCATATGTATCCATTGTGTACGGCCATGCCCGTCTCCCAGAGTATTCCGCTGCCCATCGGGGTCATATCACTGAATAACTCGATGACATCGGCTTTGAAATCGCCCGTGGTATCACGCAAAGCGGCAATACCTCCCTCTTCGCTTCGTGTTTTCACGTAGATATCACCATTGGGTGCGACGGCAATGTGACGTGCGGGTCCAAGACTGTCAATCACTACGCTTGCACAAAATCCGTCCGGCAGCGTGATGCCGCCATTATCTTCATCACAAACAATTTCCGCAGCTGTTTGCATCTGGCTCTCATCGCCAGCAGGTGCACCGCAGCCCGTTATCAGCAGCGATACAAAAAAAGCCAGGAGGGGAAGCTTCAGGTAATACCTGTCGGATAGTGAGGAATGGCTGTTACCCGGATGCGGATGGTTTTTGAAGTCGGACATTCTATCTGTGATTTGGTTGTCGGAATCGATTGATAAGGCTTGCTCTGTTTTCTCCGAAGGCTTTACTGCACAACGGAATGGTTTTCTGTTACACTAAAAAACCAAAAAAGAAGGCCCGATCAAAGTATGGAAGTTATCATC
This window contains:
- a CDS encoding PQQ-dependent sugar dehydrogenase, with the translated sequence MSDFKNHPHPGNSHSSLSDRYYLKLPLLAFFVSLLITGCGAPAGDESQMQTAAEIVCDEDNGGITLPDGFCASVVIDSLGPARHIAVAPNGDIYVKTRSEEGGIAALRDTTGDFKADVIELFSDMTPMGSGILWETGMAVHNGYIWASNTEAVYRWPMPENGALVPGGNPEIVATGFPEQESHDSKSFTFDDSGYLYVNVGAPSNACQESSRTPGSPGLDPCPQLERQAGIWRFHADSLNQTQQQDGLRYAMGIRNVVGLDWNSENGSLYVAQHGRDQLNTLWPELFTTEDNAELPAEEILRLNEGANAGWPYCYYDGRQQRKVLAPEYGGDGEEVGRCSEYLDPVTAFPGHWAPNDLRFYTGTHFPERYRGGAFVAFHGSWNRAPLPQGGYNVAFIPFQNGDLTADYEIFADGFVGAEEIINPGNAEFRPMGLAVAPDGALYISDSTKGRIWRVVYTGEME
- a CDS encoding copper-translocating P-type ATPase, whose translation is MKDDPEEHSHSQNDHSAEGDHNHNSDHDHNGHSHREHHKQMVQDFKWRFWWVLGLTLPILALSPMIQQFMGVDWRFTGDEWILAGLSTIVFFFGGWPFLTGLVDELREKQPGMMTLIGLAISIAYFYSTAVVFGFEGDLLYWELSTLVAIMLLGHWVEMRSVLSASAALEELAELLPGEAHRVKEDGSTEDIPVDELHKSDKVLIKPGEKIPADGKVVKGESSVNEAMLTGESKPVNKAEGDEVIGGSVNEKGSLTIEITKTGDDSFLSQVMNLVEEAQQSKSRTQDLANRAAFWLTIIAITAGLITFFSWISFTGQEFGFAMNRTVAVMVITCPHALGLAIPLVVSMSTSIAATNGFLIRDRAAFEQARNLDAVIFDKTGTLTQGTFTVTDIMSFGDEFSEEEILKYAASLEKNSEHPLARGILEKADETFEVDEFDSITGKGIQGKVNGKSVKVVSPGYIRENNMEYPEDDVDEISSQGKTVVFVVVENNLAGAIALGDEIRESSRNAIKALHEMDIECIMLTGDNQQTADFVASELGIDQVFAEVLPDEKADKVKEVQNQGKLVAMTGDGVNDAPALAQSDVGIAIGAGSDVAVETGDIVLVRDNPEDVTALVKLSKSTYSKMVQNLFWATGYNVVAIPLAAGALFAWGIVLSPAVGAILMSLSTVIVAVNARFLKMDA
- a CDS encoding efflux RND transporter periplasmic adaptor subunit; amino-acid sequence: MNITKSQYLTYASVLIAGVILGWLFFGGSETTQNGHDDHSHEQVVNESGEQVWTCSMHPSVREDGPGSCPICGMDLIPVSTDERVDDYSMVMTEASIQLANIQTAPAVRRQPVREIYLPGRVEVDERRVSYVTAHFEGRIRDVKIDFTGAPIRKGDVMATIYSPELVSAQRELLQAVETRERNPELYNAAVRKFSLWEFTDEQIQAIIDRGTVQTYMEILSPVNGFVMKRNVVDEQHVMEGTVIYEVANLDQLWVTLDAYEQDLPWISEGDDVLFQTRSNPDQNYSASIDFIDPAFNNEKRTIRLRADVENGNHSLKPNMLVHGTVHAKMDGEKILVPASAVLWTGPRSIVYVKDASAEIPRFEAREVDLGVRAGDHYIIENGIDEGEDVVFNGTFRIDSEFQLADRFSMMNRTPGSGAAQAGHQHGGMDMARNGIDDADQINYQNEAASVPAAEQFNDVPNDFRELFTKAVSYYIEGKDALLESDLSSAQSAYESFISSLEEIGVHGLSGDGHVAWMESYEALVTHASGMLSADDREARANSFRSLSEELIRAVKMFGIDGVVYHQYCPMAFGNEGASWLSSNQQIQNPYFPETMPRCGEVIERIE